The following is a genomic window from Candidatus Poribacteria bacterium.
ACGGGGTGGCATAAGGACAAAACAATTCACTTATGGGATGTCGTCACGGGCTCACATAAATTGACACTCACAGGACATACGGAGCGCATTACACGGCTTGCCTTCAGCCCGAATGGAAAAACGCTCGCGAGTGCAAGTAACGACGGCACGATATTGCTCTGGGAATTTCCGCTGGCGCAGCTAACGGCGGGAGCACCCTCGTTCCTGACAAAGGATACCAATAACAATCATACGTTGAACGCTGTGTTGCAGAATTACCCAAACCCATTCAATCCAGAGACATGGATTCCCTATCAACTCTCGGAACCCGCTGAAGTTACCGTGCGTATCTACACGGCAAATGGCACCTTGATTCGGACTTTAGCCGTTGGACACCAACCTGCTGGTATCCACACACATCAGGGAGATGCCGTCTATTGGGATGGAAAAAACGAGTTCGGTGAACCTGTCGCAAGCGGTGTCTATTTCTATACATTGTCCACGGAGTCCACACGCGACTCCGTTACTGCTGGTGATTTCACCGCTACCCGGAAGATGTTGATACAGAAATAGGAAACTGAGATACTGAATGCCTAACTTCTAACAATCTGTGTTTGACTTTCACGCGACAATGTGATATACTAAATTTGGACTTTATCATTGGGAAGGAAAAATGAGACATCTTAATAAATACCAGAGACGTGTGTGCTGCAAGAGATATTGCCTGTTTACCTATACCCTCATCGCAATTCTTACCCTCATATCTCTGCCCATAGCAGCTGATAGCACAGACATCCACGAAAACGCAGGCACCCGCGCCATGACATTCCTCAAAATCGGGGTCGGCGCCGAGGCAATGAGCATGGGGGAATCGCAAGTCGCTGCGACCGATGACCTCTACGCATCATACTGGAATCCTGCCGGACTCACGAGACTCCAAAAGCCACAACTTGCACTTATGCATAACGAGTGGTTCGCCGGAATCAACCACGAATTTGTCGGGTTTGCACTTCCAATTGGGAGTATTGGCACCGTCGGCTTCAGTTCAAGTTACCTATCTTTCGGTGAGCTACAAGGACGCGACCGAGAGGGGAACGAGACGACTATCTTCCGACCCTACGATTTGGCGTTGATCCTCTCGTATGCCCGCAGTTTCGGGGATAATCTCGCCTTTGGGACGAATGCGAAATTCTTACGCGAACAGATCGCTGACGAAACCGGAACCGGTATCGCTTTCGATTTCGGAGTGTTATACACCTTTCCCGGCACGCCGCTCGCTTTGGGCTTCAACGCACAGCACCTCGGACCGAGAGTGAAGTTCATCGAGGAGGCTTTTGGGCTTCCTGTTACTTTTAGGTTCGGTGGTGCCTACAAACTCTGGAACGACGCGTTCACCCTAACCACTGATATTATCCGTCCCTCCGATAACGATATCGAGATAGGTATCGGTGCGGGTTATACCATCGGCAATATCTTGCAACTCCGCACTGGCTATAAATATAAAATCGGCGGCAACGATTTGGGAGCGATTTCTGGACTTGCTAGCGGTTTTGGATTAACGCTTCGGCAGTTCCAGATTGATTACGCACTTGTCCCCTTCGGTGTCCTCGGATTAACCCACCGCTTCTCCTTAGTCGCTAACTTTTAGCCAGACGCAGCCTGAATAAACGCTTCAAATAATTTGCGTCTGTGTTCACGAAATTCTTCCGTTCTAATCATCCGTTCAGGGTGGTATTGCACACCCAATACAAAGTCCTTTGACGGGTTTTCCATAGCCTCAATAACCCCATCTGCAGATCTCGCCGTAACAATAAAACCTTCGCCAATTTCGTCTACCGCTTGGTGGTGTGCGGAATTGACTTTATCTCCTCTTTTTTCTACAAGTTTGCATAACCGACTGTTAGATTCAATCTCAATCTCGTGTTCGGAATCCTCACTACTATTTTTTGCTGGATGCGTCAAAGGGTCTGTAAGTTGAGAAGGAACGTCTTGATACAGGCTTCCCCGCATTGCGACACTCATGACTTGAATCCCGCGGCAAATACCGAAGACAGGTAGATTCGCTTCTATTGCTTCTCGACATAGCGGTAATTCCAGCCCGTCTCGCGCTTCATCAACGAATTTAAGCTTAGGATGACACGCCTGATCGAAAAACTTCGGATGGATATCGCCACCCCCTGTTAGTAAAAGTCCATCAATATCAGCAAATTCAGAATCTGGAACGTCAGGGTATAAAATGCGAGATTCACCCCCGAATTCTTCAATAGCACGGGTGTAATTTTTAGCAGTGCCTGTTATAATCTCGGAACTAAATGTAATTCCAATAATAGGTGCCATAGTCGAAATCCTCCTTTTGAGTCGTGATAGACTTCATAAATTGTACCCCATCTTGAAAGCAAATAACAAATCAATCTAAATCTCTTAGTTCGTAGTAGGGCAATTCATTGCCCGTTCATAGCATTTTACGACGTGCGATAAATCGCACTACTACAAACATCCTGTCTCACTATCGTAATCATGCAAATCCTGATTCTGACAACCACTAATCGCCAATTGCCAACCGCTGACCGCTAACAACTATTTGCATTATCTAACGATGCATGGTATAATTTATGATAATATTTATGTTACATCGTGAAGTTAGCAAAACAGCGTTATCTATTATAGAGGACGGCGCGCCGATGCTCACGTGCTGTTACGGTGACCTTGAACGTCCGACCTATTTCCATCCGCTCTATGCGTCGAATGGGCAGGTCGTAACAGAGGATGCGGACAACCGGGCACAGTATCCACCAGGGATCTGTTTTACACTCGGAACCGTCAACGGTGAGCAGCGAGCAGCGTATGAACGGAAACCGACGCTTGCGGAATCCGCGGAAGAATTCGCAATTGTCACAACGTATGGTGCCCCAGAATCGCTTCTGATAGAGACGTTCACGACAAAAGTCCATCTCCGTCAAATCGAAGTTCAAGTGTTGGACATAGAAGTCTCACTACACGCACCGACGACTTCACTCGATATTGCGGGTAACACGGGACTCACGTGTCGGGCTGTTGAGATGGAATACCGCAAAGCCTTGGATGCAGACGGGCGACTTGGTGAGTCGGAAGTCAACGGAAATAAATCGGCGTGGGGAACGCTTTCAGGTATTACGACTGCTGAGCAAAACGCCGTCGGTATCGCTATCTTTCCGCATCCTACAAATGGAGAAACGACATTTTTTGCTGACGATCTCTCTTATGGGTTTCTGTTCGCAGAGGCAACACCTTTCACAGTGGAGGTCGGTGCAACACGGATTTTGAAATACCGAATGCTTGCGTACATCGGTGATCTCTTTACCTTTGATGTCTGGCAGTACCACGAGGATTATACTAATGGTCGGTAGTCGGCTATCAGCTGTCAGTAATTGAGGTTTTCTGGTTTGTAGTAGGGAAACCATTCATTGCCCGTTCACTATATGAAAGTCTATGAAAGACCAAACGCTTTTCCCACTGTATAATAAAGATAAGCCAGCAGGTAATCCGCTGCAAGCACCCCAGGCGGGAATGCCTTCGCATGCCCGGCGCGTTTACATCGAAACCTATGGGTGCCAGATGAACGTCAGTGATAGCGAACTCATGGCGGGTATCTTGACACAAAGCGGACACCAGACCGTGCCACATCTCGACGATGCCGATGTCGTCCTTGTCAATACCTGTGCGATACGGGAAAACGCTGAAACCAAAGTTATCAATCGACTTGTGCAGCTCAACCACCGTAAACGCCGTCAACCCGACCTTATTATCGGTGTGTGTGGCTGTATGGCGCAGCATCTCCGGGATAAACTTCTTGACGCAGCACCTTATGTTGACCTCGTAATGGGACCTGATGCCTATCGGGATCTACCCGTGGCACTCGATTCTCTGGCGCGTGGCGTTGAATCTCACGTTTCCCTTACAGACCGAGACCCGTTTGTTGGATTACGGTTGGACAAAAGCGAGGATTACGCCGACATCGCCCCCATCCGAAAAGAGGGAATCCGCGCATGGCTCACGATCCAACGCGGGTGCGATAAGATGTGCACCTTCTGCATCGTCCCCTTCGTCCGCGGCAGAGAGCGGAGCCTCCCCTTAAAACTCCTCGTTGAGGATGTCGAAAAACTTGTGGACCAAGGCTTCAAAGAGGTCGTTCTGCTCGGTCAGACGGTTAACTCCTACCGCGACAACGATGCCGATTTCGGAGACCTTCTCTATGCTGTCGGTGATGTCAACGGATTGGAACGCGTGCGGTTTACCTCTCCACACCCTGCAGATGCAACTGACAGTATGATTGATGCAATGGCAAGTTCTTCAAGCGTCTGTAAACACCTGCATCTCCCACTCCAATCCGGATCAACCGAAGTCCTGGAGCGGATGCGGCGCACCTACACGGCTGAGGAATACCGTAACCTCGTCGCCAAACTTCGCGAACGTATTCCTGATATCGCTATCACAACCGATATTATCGTCGGTTTCTGTGGTGAGACCGAAGATGAGTTTATGGAGACGTACAAGATGATGGCGGACATCCGCTACGATTCAGCATTCATGTTCAAGTATTCCGAACGCGAAGGAACACTTGCACACAAAGCATTCCCTGACGATGTGCCGGAAACGGTAAAAGGTGAACGGCTTAAACGGATTATCGAACTCCAGGAAAACATTTCCGCAGAAATCAATCGTGACACCGTTGGTGATACCGTCGCTGTGCTTATAGAGGGTGAATCACGGCGGGATGCGGATAAATACCACGGAAAAACCGATGGCTTCAAAACTGCTGTATTTCCGAAGGTTCCCGATACCAAAATCGGCGATGTCGTCAACGTTCGTGTTGACACGACAACGGCACATACTTTGATTGGACAGACTGTTTGATGGATGCCAACACCTGTAGGAGGGGTTTGTAACCCCGACTCCCTATGGAGCGCTGGTGGAAATGTCTAAATAATCCTGAGTCTACTATAATGGACAAACTTAGAATCAAAAGCAAAATTGAAATCGAAAAAATGAAACAGAGCGGGAAAGCCGCTGCGACTATCCTCAAACGCATTGGGGAAGCGATTGCTCCAGGTGTATCGACTGCTGAGCTGGAACGCATTTCACAGGATACAATCGCTGAAGTCAATGCCATATCTTCCTTCTTAGGCTATCAACCTCCGGAACACGAACCTTACCCCGCCACAATATGTACCTCTATCAACGATGTCGTTATCCACGGGATTCCACACGAGAGTCATATTCTCAAAGACGGCGACATCATCGGAATTGATACGGCTGTCAGTATCGACAGCTACCATGGCGACAACGCATACACCTTTCCCGTTGGAGACATCTCACCATCAGCCGCGCGTCTATTGAAAGTGACACGGCGTTCTCTCTACGATGCGATTACCGAAGCGAAACCCGGAAACCGTGTCGGCGACATCTCTTCCAAATTACAGCAAGGCGCGGAATCCCAAGGTTTCTCCGTACTCCAGAATTTTTCTGGGCACGGCATCGGACGGAGCCTCCATGAAGCACCAGAGGTCCCTTGCATGGGAGTCGCGGGGCGCGGCTTACGCCTCAGACCGGGGATGGTCCTCGCAATTGAGACAATGGTTAACGTCGGGCTACCCGATGTCCAGATACTCACAGACGGATGGACGGTTACAACAGTAGACGGAAGCCTCTCGGCACTCTTTGAGCATACCGTGGCGATACTCTCGGACGGACCCGAAATTTTAACAGGAAGCGAATTGTGGGAAACCTAAGTACAAGAATTATTGCCATCATCACTGCACTCCTTATTTTCATCTCTCTCTATCTCATCTTCGGCTATGCACGAATTGAAGGCACGATGCTTGAGGTTCAGAAAATCTTCTACTACCACGTCTCTGCCGCGCTGACAGTTTTTGTGGCGTTTGGTGTCAACTGCGTCTTCAGTATCAAATACCTCATCCAACGCAAACCCAATGACGACCTACTTGCAGTTGCTGCTGCCGAACTCGGCATTGTCTTTTGCACAATTGCCCTCCTCTCTGGACCGATCTGGGCAAGATACGCATGGAATACATGGTGGAATTGGGAGGCACGCCTCACAAGCACGCTTGTGCTCTGGCTGATGTATATCGGCTATTTTATTCTCCGATCCGCTCTCGAAGGAGATAAACGCAGAATCTATGCTGCGGTTCTTGGCATTATCGCCTATCTGGATGTGCCGATTGTCTATTACGCTGTGGATATCTGGCAGGGGGGATTGCACCCCGATCGTGGGACGAAGTGGAGCCTCGAAGCAACGATGCGGCATACATGGATGGTAGCATTGCTCGCACTTATTCTGCTATTTACCTTCTTACTTATCGTGAGGTATCGCATGAAAAAGGCGCAGGCGCGTTATGAAGCTATACAACAGCAACACCTCACGGAGGCATCATCATGAAAATAGCGGTTTTAGTAAGCTTTTTAGCGGTTTTGATA
Proteins encoded in this region:
- a CDS encoding gamma-glutamyl-gamma-aminobutyrate hydrolase family protein translates to MAPIIGITFSSEIITGTAKNYTRAIEEFGGESRILYPDVPDSEFADIDGLLLTGGGDIHPKFFDQACHPKLKFVDEARDGLELPLCREAIEANLPVFGICRGIQVMSVAMRGSLYQDVPSQLTDPLTHPAKNSSEDSEHEIEIESNSRLCKLVEKRGDKVNSAHHQAVDEIGEGFIVTARSADGVIEAMENPSKDFVLGVQYHPERMIRTEEFREHRRKLFEAFIQAASG
- a CDS encoding PmoA family protein, with the protein product MLHREVSKTALSIIEDGAPMLTCCYGDLERPTYFHPLYASNGQVVTEDADNRAQYPPGICFTLGTVNGEQRAAYERKPTLAESAEEFAIVTTYGAPESLLIETFTTKVHLRQIEVQVLDIEVSLHAPTTSLDIAGNTGLTCRAVEMEYRKALDADGRLGESEVNGNKSAWGTLSGITTAEQNAVGIAIFPHPTNGETTFFADDLSYGFLFAEATPFTVEVGATRILKYRMLAYIGDLFTFDVWQYHEDYTNGR
- the map gene encoding type I methionyl aminopeptidase translates to MDKLRIKSKIEIEKMKQSGKAAATILKRIGEAIAPGVSTAELERISQDTIAEVNAISSFLGYQPPEHEPYPATICTSINDVVIHGIPHESHILKDGDIIGIDTAVSIDSYHGDNAYTFPVGDISPSAARLLKVTRRSLYDAITEAKPGNRVGDISSKLQQGAESQGFSVLQNFSGHGIGRSLHEAPEVPCMGVAGRGLRLRPGMVLAIETMVNVGLPDVQILTDGWTVTTVDGSLSALFEHTVAILSDGPEILTGSELWET
- the miaB gene encoding tRNA (N6-isopentenyl adenosine(37)-C2)-methylthiotransferase MiaB; translated protein: MKDQTLFPLYNKDKPAGNPLQAPQAGMPSHARRVYIETYGCQMNVSDSELMAGILTQSGHQTVPHLDDADVVLVNTCAIRENAETKVINRLVQLNHRKRRQPDLIIGVCGCMAQHLRDKLLDAAPYVDLVMGPDAYRDLPVALDSLARGVESHVSLTDRDPFVGLRLDKSEDYADIAPIRKEGIRAWLTIQRGCDKMCTFCIVPFVRGRERSLPLKLLVEDVEKLVDQGFKEVVLLGQTVNSYRDNDADFGDLLYAVGDVNGLERVRFTSPHPADATDSMIDAMASSSSVCKHLHLPLQSGSTEVLERMRRTYTAEEYRNLVAKLRERIPDIAITTDIIVGFCGETEDEFMETYKMMADIRYDSAFMFKYSEREGTLAHKAFPDDVPETVKGERLKRIIELQENISAEINRDTVGDTVAVLIEGESRRDADKYHGKTDGFKTAVFPKVPDTKIGDVVNVRVDTTTAHTLIGQTV
- the ccsA gene encoding cytochrome c biogenesis protein CcsA, whose product is MGNLSTRIIAIITALLIFISLYLIFGYARIEGTMLEVQKIFYYHVSAALTVFVAFGVNCVFSIKYLIQRKPNDDLLAVAAAELGIVFCTIALLSGPIWARYAWNTWWNWEARLTSTLVLWLMYIGYFILRSALEGDKRRIYAAVLGIIAYLDVPIVYYAVDIWQGGLHPDRGTKWSLEATMRHTWMVALLALILLFTFLLIVRYRMKKAQARYEAIQQQHLTEASS
- a CDS encoding PorV/PorQ family protein → MRHLNKYQRRVCCKRYCLFTYTLIAILTLISLPIAADSTDIHENAGTRAMTFLKIGVGAEAMSMGESQVAATDDLYASYWNPAGLTRLQKPQLALMHNEWFAGINHEFVGFALPIGSIGTVGFSSSYLSFGELQGRDREGNETTIFRPYDLALILSYARSFGDNLAFGTNAKFLREQIADETGTGIAFDFGVLYTFPGTPLALGFNAQHLGPRVKFIEEAFGLPVTFRFGGAYKLWNDAFTLTTDIIRPSDNDIEIGIGAGYTIGNILQLRTGYKYKIGGNDLGAISGLASGFGLTLRQFQIDYALVPFGVLGLTHRFSLVANF